The proteins below come from a single Bactrocera tryoni isolate S06 unplaced genomic scaffold, CSIRO_BtryS06_freeze2 scaffold_25, whole genome shotgun sequence genomic window:
- the LOC120780751 gene encoding uncharacterized protein LOC120780751: MLIAKALALRSQINFLLIDNSSRELLECLTSQHHALTKEIAELKKQYLIVLDLIKDLGMPINSCWTKQRKNQFWEHDYQRNGCAFFKENFRMNRSSFDKLCDILRPLQKMDTNYRKAIPIEKRVAITLFALGSSAEYRSIANMFGVGKSTVCEILLEFCTEIWRLLQPSCFKMLPLNRENITELVTGFEVIGFPQCLGAIDGCHIEIHPSSDEAVDYYNYKGWYSTVLMALVDAKYRFTYIKVGSPGRS; this comes from the exons ATGTTAATTGCGAAAGCATTGGCTTTGAGAAGCCAAATAAATTTCCTGCTCATCGACAATTCTTCAAGAGAACTATTGGAATGTCTTACTTCTCAGCACCATGCCTTGACAAAAGAGATAGCCGAGTTAAAGAAACAATATCTAATCGTATTAGATTTAATAAAGGACCTTGGGATGCCGATTAATTCATGTTGGACAAAA CAACGTAAGAATCAGTTTTGGGAACACGATTACCAACGAAACGGTTGTGCTTTTTTTAAAGAGAACTTTCGCATGAACCGAAGTTCCTTTGATAAATTATGTGACATCCTCCGCCCGTTACAAAAAATGGATACAAATTACCGAAAAGCTATTCCTATCGAGAAAAGAGTGGCTATAACATTATTTGCTTTAGGGTCATCTGCAGAGTATCGTAGTATCGCCAACATGTTCGGTGTAGGAAAATCTACGGTTTGCGAAATTTTACTGGAATTTTGCACCGAAATCTGGAGATTACTGCAGCCATCCTGTTTTAAAATGTTGCCTTTAAACAGAGAAAATATAACCGAATTGGTGACTGGTTTCGAGGTAATTGGATTTCCACAATGCTTAGGAGCAATTG ACGGATGCCACATTGAGATTCATCCATCATCTGACGAAGCTGTTGATTACTATAATTATAAAGGATGGTATTCCACCGTTTTAATGGCATTAGTTGATGCTAA aTACCGTTTTACTTACATAAAAGTAGGAAGTCCCGGGCGAT CGTAA